Proteins from one Cryptomeria japonica chromosome 4, Sugi_1.0, whole genome shotgun sequence genomic window:
- the LOC131875285 gene encoding uncharacterized protein LOC131875285, producing the protein MDWSHALIPLEGKKMHLTPEPKANFTVLKSADPRDDILFIETRLGTHMCLSKPHNNLDQITPSLKDESWTLEFDGSCANAGSGVGVVLVSPDGYKFPHAFKLELANTNNTTEYEAFLLGLGLAKEKGIKQLKAIGDVELVVKQVRKNYMVKNSHLKHYKNTVWDSIEFFDAFSIESVLRSKNTRVDSLAISASLLLPHPDFVDKTFQVEVIYKPSILDNVEH; encoded by the coding sequence ATGGACTGGTCTCATGCTTTAATTCCACTTGAAGGGAAAAAGATGCACCTTACTCCTGAGCCTAAAGCTAACTTTACTGTGTTGAAGTCTGCAGACCCTAGAGATGACATCCTATTTATTGAAACTAGGCTTGGCACCCATATGTGTTTGTCAAAACCTCATAATAATTTAGATCAAATTACCCCTAGCCTAAAGgatgagtcatggacattggagtTCGATGGAAGTTGTGCCAATGCTGGATCAGGAGTAGGGGTAGTCTTAGTTTCACCAGATGGTTACAAGTTTCCACATGCCTTCAAATTAGAACTTGCTAATACCAataatactacagaatatgaagcttttttGCTTGGTTTAGGGTTAGCTAAAGAAAAGGGGATTAAACAGTTGAAGGCAATTGGTGATGTTGAGCTGGTTgtcaaacaagttagaaaaaattatatggtgaAGAATAGTCATTTGAAACATTACAAAAACACGGTTTGGGACTCCATTgaattctttgatgctttctcaattgaatctGTTCTAAGAAGTAAGAACACAAGAGTGGACTCATTGGCTATTTCAGCCTCTCTACTCTTGCCTCATCCTGATTTTGTGGATAAGACCTTCCAAGTagaagtaatctacaaacctagcaTTCTTGATAATGTCGAGCATTAG